CAGATGTCAATACATGTTCCTGGCCATCCAGTGTGGTTAAATGCTCGCCATCTTCTGCAAACCGCACGATAATTTCATTGCCACGCAGCTTTGTACGGTCAAATGCGTGCATTGGCTCACCCAATTCAGCCATAACATAATTGGTGATATCCACAATGTTGTTTATGGGACGCATGCCGATTGCTTCAACCCGAGCTTTAAGCCAGTCAGGTGATTCCTTTATGGTAATGTTATTTACCATTAATCCGCAATAACGTGGCGCGCCTTCAGGATTTTTAATAGTAACTTTTAGTGTTTCTTTAGATTTAAAATCTTTTGCAAGATCAAAATTTACAGGGTATTTAAAAGGCTTTTTAAATAATGCAGCTATTTCACGTGCAAAACCTGTATGGCTCCATAAATCTGGCCTGTGGGTAATTGATTTATTGTCTATCTCTAAACGAACATCTATAAGGTTTGGGTACAGTTGTGCTAAGGTAATGCCAATGGGAGTATTTTCTGGAAATATCATTATACCTGAGTGGTCATCAGATATTCCCAGTTCACGCTCCGAACACAGCATTCCTTCGGATTCAACACCTCTGAGTTTTGCTTTTGTAACGGTGAAGGTGTCAGTAAATTTAGTACCAACCGGTGCAAGCGCTACAATATCACCAGCTTTGTGATTTGGTGCACCGCATACAACCTGTAACACACTATTGCCGGTATCCACTTTGCATACGGTAAGTTTATCAGCATTGGGATGTTTGTTAACTTCTAAAATTTTTGCAGTATAAATATTTTTTAAAAGCTCATGAGAATATTCAATAGAATCAATTTCAGCAGTTGACATGGTAAGCCGATTGGCAATATCAGCCACTGGAATGTCTTTAATATCAACCATATCCTGAATAATATTTAATGAAATCCACATAATAATAACTCCAAAAAAGACTTAAAATTGATAGAGGAAACGAACATCGCCGCTTAAGAAATGGCGAATGTCATTAATACCATAGCGCATCATAACAAGCCTGTTTAAACCCAAACCAAACGCAAAGCCAGACCACTTATCCGGGTCAATATTCCCATACTTGAGTACATTAGGATGAACCAGCCCACAGGGCAATAGCTCAACCCACCCGGAATATTTACATACACTACAACCCTTGCCACCACATATTAAACAGTGAATATCTAACTCAAATCCAGGTTCAACAAAGGGGAAATATCCAGGGCGCAAGCGTATGGTTGTTTCTTTGTGGAAGATTTCTTTTAGCAATGTTTTCATAAAATAGATAAGATGGGCCACAGAGATATCCTTATCCACCATCATGCCCTCAACCTGGTAAAATGTATTTTCATGTGAGGCATCAATACTTTCATAGCGGAAGACCCTGCCAGGGCCAATAACTCTAAATGGTGGTTTAAGCCTCTCCATGCCTCTTATCTGAATTGCTGATGTATGTGTCCTGAGCAGATTG
This Spirochaetota bacterium DNA region includes the following protein-coding sequences:
- the pheS gene encoding phenylalanine--tRNA ligase subunit alpha gives rise to the protein MYMKKQLQDLYEQTISAIEKATTIDQLEQLRVKVLGRKGDLTQVLRSLGTLPQEERVEIGKLSNELKEKIESTLENRKTVLTQQQINKLIMEDWLDVTLTLPGTLQQYERGHLHPISQIQYEIEDIFTSMGFEILDGPEVETDYYNFEALNIPPYHPARDMQDTFWTEDGNLLRTHTSAIQIRGMERLKPPFRVIGPGRVFRYESIDASHENTFYQVEGMMVDKDISVAHLIYFMKTLLKEIFHKETTIRLRPGYFPFVEPGFELDIHCLICGGKGCSVCKYSGWVELLPCGLVHPNVLKYGNIDPDKWSGFAFGLGLNRLVMMRYGINDIRHFLSGDVRFLYQF